One window of the Anolis sagrei isolate rAnoSag1 chromosome 5, rAnoSag1.mat, whole genome shotgun sequence genome contains the following:
- the LOC137097109 gene encoding C-type lectin Cal-like, with translation MEHFLSCTLGFVMVGLFLQGGTVQDAKVQTCPPKVLSFKEHCYIFFSFKVRWIEAEKTCQDYLPGGHLASISSFAEMSEIDIYILDNHNYFENVWIGLYRIGKTNSIPAQNMNWFWSDGSSSRYSYWDEGEPNNTNNQSSCVELLHDTGYRYWNDEDCELKRRFLCKYKP, from the exons ATGGAGCACTTCCTCTCCTGCACCTTAGGCTTCGTGATGGTAGGCCTTTTCCTTCAAGGTGGTACTGTCCAAG ATGCCAAGGTCCAGACCTGCCCTCCCAAGGTGCTCTCCTTCAAGGAGCATTGCTACATCTTCTTCTCCTTCAAAGTGAGATGGATAGAAGCAGAG AAAACCTGCCAAGACTACTTGCCTGGAGGCCACCTTGCTTCCATCAGTAGTTTTGCTGAGATGTCAGAGATTGACATTTACATTTTGGACAACCACAATTACTTTGAGAATGTCTGGATTGGATTGTATCGCATTGGCAAA ACCAATTCCATACCTGCACAGAATATGAACTGGTTCTGGAGCGATGGCTCTTCTTCCAGATATAGCTACTGGGACGAAGGAGAAcccaacaacaccaacaaccaGTCGAGCTGTGTGGAGCTGCTCCATGATACAG GGTATCGCTACTGGAATGATGAAGACTGCGAGCTGAAGCGCCGCTTCCTCTGTAAATACAAACCTTAA